TTATGAGCTGTGTCGTGCTATTGGCACTGTTAAAAGCTTATTTATTTTACCTAGTGGTATCTGTTTTCAGCAAACTCAATTTTGTTGCTCCTTTTAGTATTGAAATTGCCAAAATCATAGAAAAGATGAGCTACGAAGCATTGGCTATTGCCCTGTTAAGTTTTGTTGCTAATCAATATGCTGAAGCGCTGGTAACAAATGGATACGAACTTCATGAAACTACTGCCTATTGGAATGATGCCGATGCTTTTTTAATGATGGCCGCTATTGTGTATGTCATTTCGCGTCTTTTCAAAAAAGGAATCGAATTACAACAAGAAAAAGACTTAACAATTTAACATATGGCAATTGTAGTAAACTTAGATGTCATGATGGCAAAACGCAAAATGTCATTAAACGAATTGTCAGAAAAAGTAGAATTGACTTTAGCCAATCTTTCAATTCTTAAAACAGGCAAAGCCAAAGCGATTCGATTTAGTACCTTAGAAGCCATATGCAGCGCTTTAGACTGTCAACCGGGCGATATATTGGAATTCACCGCTGAAAAATAAAAAAAAGCACTACTCTCGTAGTGCTTTTTTAGTACTCTTAGTTAGACAACCAACCCGCAGGATTGATATACGAAGTGTTTTGTAGAATTAGGAATTTAAGTACCGTTTTTCCAGTTTCTCCATTAGAACGTACGCGGCCAATAGATTGTTTTCGACTTACTTTATCTCCTTTACCCACACTAACCGAGCTTAAATTTTGATATACGGTGAAATAATCCCCGTGTTGAATCATGACTGCTTTATTCACGGGTGTAGAATTAAAAACATTGATTACAACACCGTCAAATACTGCACGTGCATTCGCTCCTTGATCAGTGGTGATTTCAACTCCACTATTGTGAACCATTAACGATTTATAGACCGGGTGAGGTTGGTTTCCAAAACCTAATGTAATCGATCCACGTTCAACAGGATAAGGCAACCTTCCTTTGTTGGCTCTAAAATTATCCGCTACAATTTTGGCTTCTGGTGTTAGCTCAATTTTAGTAGATGAAATAGGCTTTTTGGCTTCTTCTTCAGGTTCTTCCACTTCAACTGGCTTAACCACTGTTTTTGTAGAAGTTTTGTTCGTTTTATTAGCAAGGGCCAATTCTTTTGCGGCAGCGGCAGCAGCAGCTTTCTTCTCTTTTGCGGCAGCTGTTGCAGCTGCTTTTTGTTTCGCACGTTCGGCGGCAGCTTTTCTATTGGCCTCAGCAATGGCTTGACGAATCAAACGGTCAATTTGCTTGTCAATTGCGCGCGCTTCTTGCTGCTTTTTCTTAATGTCATTAGCAATTTTATTCTTGTCTTTTTTAATGGCATTGACTAACTTTTCTTGTTCTTTCTTTTCTTGCTCCAACGACAAACGCTCTTTTTCCTTCTCATCAATTAGCTTCTGCTTGGCTGATTTTTGAACGTCAAGTTTTTGGTTATACACCACTAATTCTTTTGATTTTCCTTTAATTTCCTCGCCTTGAATTTTTCTAAAACTAGTATACTGTTTCATATACTGTAATCTTTTGTAAGCTTGTTGGAAATTTTTAGAAGACAATAAAAACATGGCTCTACTTTCTTCTGAACGGCTTTTATACGACTTCACAATCATTTTCGAATAGTCTTCTTTAAGAACCTTTAGCTCTTTTTTAAGCCTATTAATTTCTACCTGATTGATGTACATATCATTGCTCAACAATTTGGCTTGTTTCTCTGTGGTTTTAATTAAGTTTTCTTTCAAGGCAATTTTTTTTTCTTGAATAGCCATCACACTTACCGCCGATTTTTCTTTTTTCTTAACGGATTGTAAGAGTCTTTCATTCTCTTTAATTTCCTGCTGAATTTGAGCTTTTCGTTGTTCTAATTTTTCTTGTTGGGCGTCTTGGCTCCAAAGCATTGAAGTAGTACAAATAAAAAGTAGACTTAGGAGAAATTTTGGCATGGTAAAATGTTTTTGCAAATTTACTTAATTAATATTCTTTTATACCCATTTGGAATGCTATATGGGAAAGATAGTTCTTCGTTAAACGTTAGTGTGGTATAGTTAAAACTGATTTCTGTTTTCCCTTTGGATTGAAAAGTCTCAATCAATGTTTGCATCGGGACACTCCCTTCTTTAAATAAAGAATAGTCCCTATAACTGACATTAATCATTCTGTCTTGCTCTGGCTGAGCAATAGCTTGTGATAGGACACTATACTTTTCTTTATCCAAAATAAAAGATTTCATTGTTTTTCCCGATTGCAAATCGGTTAGTTCAAAACCTTCATCACTCGTTGACAAAGCATATTTTCCTTGTTGTAAATTATCGAAGGCCTCACCCAATAACATATTCTGAATTTTAGCATAATCCAAATCGGTACCTAACCATTGTGTTAATCCGGTAAAATCGCCTTCAAAATAGGTGCCGTTCATCTTTTCGTAATAACTCACTGATGAGGGTGTTATCAAGGCTTTCGCCATAGTAATTCCTAGAAAACGAACGCTAACTAAAATTTGTTCGTCTTTCTTGATTTTAATTTCTGCCGTTACATTTTGGGTTTGTTTTTCATCTGAAAAACGCACATTCGATTTGATATAAACGGTACTAAAGTTGATTTTGTTGTTGTAATGATTGGCTATTACTTCTGCTGCCGAAATCCCTTTTTCTTTGGGAGCTTCGGGAATCGATGCAACAACTGCTTGCTGGGTTTTACAAGAAGCCAATGCCATAATGAACAACAACGGAACAAGTCGTTTCAAATTGGAAAAATTAAATTTAGTAACGTTCATATGGGCCCTTCTCTTTTTATGTTTGTTATTCCAAAACAGAATAATCTCCAATACTAATACTTGTAAAATTACCGTCAAAACTTGCGTGATTTCCAATCATCGCGTTGTCTAAATGGGCATTTTTAATATGAGAATGGGTTTGTACCAAACTATTTTTGATAGTGCTATTGATTACATGGCATCCTTTCCCTAAAGAAACATTAGGCCCAACAGTCGCATTAATTAATACCACATCTTCGCCAATATAACAAGGTGGAATAATCGTTGAATTTTCAGATTTAAGTCCATAATCTACCAAATGTTCACCGTCATTATGCAAAAAGCCTAACATTCTAGAATTGGTTTCTACCGTCACATCTTTGTTTCCACAATCCATCCACTCAGCTACTTCTCCCGGAACAAACTTCATTCCTTTGGCCATCATTTGTTTGATTCCGTCATTGATTTGGTATTCGCCTCCGTGAATGATATTATTGTCCAATACCAATTGTAATTCGTTTTTCAACACCGCTACATCTTTGAAATAGTAAATTCCAATAACCGCCAAATCTGAAACAAATTCTTTTGGTTTTTCTACCAATTCTACAATTTCATTGGCTTCGTTCAAATTGATAACCCCAAAGGCTTCGGGTTGATCTACTTGTTTTACCCAAATTACGCTGTCGGCATTTTGATCCAAATCAAAGTCGGCACGAATCAAGGTGTCTGCATAAGCAATTACCGCTGGCCCACTCAAAGAATCTTTGGCGCACATAATGGCATGACCCGTCCCTAAAGCTTCATTTTGGTAATAGATGGTTCCTTTAGACCCTAATTTTTCAGCTATGGCAATCAAATCGGCTTCGACTTGTTTACCAAAACTTTCGTGAATGATAAAGGCAATTTCTTCAATATCTTGATTCAAAACCCCTGCAATATCTTCCACCAAACGGTGAACAATTGGTTTTCCCGCTACAGGAATTAAAGGTTTAGGGATAGTCAATGTGTGTGGGCGAAGACGAGAACCACGTCCAGCCATAGGTACTATTATTTTCATTTTTATGTAATTAACTTCATTATACGCTATTCATAATTGAATACTCTCCATTTTTGAATTTTGAATATTCAACTTCGAATGTTGAATTTTGAACTATTTATTTCTATTTCTTGAGGTATCAATACTTTTTACAAATATTGAAATTAATTCGTCATTTTCCTTTATTACAGCAATTAAATCTTGTTCTGCTTGTTGATACAATACCGCTCTGTGAATTATTTTCAAGTTGGCATGCGTTTCTCTTAATTCTTTTAAAACAACAGACATTTTATGAATAAAATCATTTCTGGATTCTGCACTTTGGGCTTCACTATAGTTCAATGACGGTGAAGTTCCTGAGCGAACTATTTGTCCCGATAAATGATTCCCTGCTTTGGTTGATTTTAAATTATCTGTTATGCTAATTATTTGAACAGCAAAATCAATTAGCCGTTCATGTAAATCGAACTTTTTCATTGGGGGTAGATTTAGGATTGAAATTGTGATATTTATTCTTTGTTCACTTCAATATTCCATGTTCATAATTGAATATTCACCATTTTTGAAATTGAAATATTTACCTTCGAATGTTGGACTGTTTATTTTACTCCCGTGCTTCCAAAACCGCCTTCGCCTCTGGAGGTTTCAGAAAGTTCTTGAACTTCAATCCATTCGGCACGTTCGTGTTTAGCAATAATTAATTGAGCGATGCGTTCGCCGTTTTCAATTACAAAATCTTCATTAGAAAGATTAACTAAAATCACTCCAATTTCTCCTCTATAATCGGCATCAACTGTTCCAGGCGAATTCAAAACGGTAATTCCTTTTTTGATGGCCAAGCCACTTCTTGGGCGAACTTGTGCTTCGTACCCAATAGGTAACTCGATAAACAAGCCCGTTTTTACAATAATTCTTCCCAAAGGAGCCAATGTGATCGGAGCTGTTAAATCGGCCCTTAAATCCATTCCGGCCGAAGCTATGGTTTCATAGTTAGGTAGTGAATGTTGCGACTTGTTGATGATTTTTATGTTCATTTTATTTTTTTCGTTTAATAATCGTTTGGATGGTTGCTTTCTCGTTGTGGTATACAAAATAAACGAACAACAACAATAACGGAATTCCCACAAAATAATTTTCGCGGAAGCCGTAAAAAGAAATCGCTGAAAACAGAATCGACAAGCCTAAATAACCCCCAATTTTTTCCATATCGTAGGGAATTGGATAATAACGATTTCCTAAGACATAGGAAATGAACATCATACTCCCATAAGCTGCAATAGTGGCAATTGCTGAACCGTAATAACTAAATTTTGGGATCAAAAGATAATTCAATACCAAAGTTAGCACTGCGCCAACAATCGAAATATAGGCGCCCATTTTAGTTTTGTCTGTTAATTTGTACCAAACCGAAAGGTTATTATAAATCCCTAAAAAGAAGTTCGCTAAAATGATCAAAGGCACCACCTTCATCGCTTCCCAATAGGATTTGTTATCCAAAAGCAAGAACTTCAATACATCCGCAAAAACAATTACTCCTAACAAAATGAGTGAACCAAAAATCACAAAATATTTGGTAATCATGGCATAGGTTTGAGGAGCATTTTCATTTTTAGAATGACTAAAAAAGAAAGGCTCAATTCCCAATCGGAAAGCTGTGGCAAACAAGACCATAAACAAGCCGAGTTTGTAACAAGCTGAATACGCTCCTACTTCAGACTTGGCAACGCCTTCTGGCAACCAATAACCTAACAGAATTTTATCAAAATGTTCGTTGACTGCAAAAGCAATACCGGCAACCAATATAGGCAATCCGTAACGCATCATTTTTTTCCAAAGCACCGCATCAAATTTGCGCGTTAAGAAAAGATAATTGGGCGAAAGCACTAGTAAAGTCAATAAGCTTGCGGCTAAATTAGAAACGAAAATATATCCAATTTCATAATTATCAACATACAAATTCCCAATAAAGGAATTCGGATTCGATGCTGCAATTTTAGGAAGTGCCAATAAGAAGAAAAGATTTAATAACAAGTTAACGGCTACATTTCCAATCTTTATGATGGCGTACAGCATTGGTCTTTGATTGGCTCGCAACTTTGAAAATGGGACAATCACCAAGGCGTCTAATACCAAAATCCAAATGGCATAAGTGACATATTGTACCTCTACATTGGCAAAGGAAGCAAGTGTTCCTCTAAAAATTAATGCGCCGAAAAGAAAAATAATAGAGGACCAAAAAATAGAAATAGTCGAAGTTGCTATCACATTTTCTTTGTCGGTTTCAGAATTGTAAAAACGGAAAAAAGCGGTTTCCATTCCGTAGGACAACACCACATTGAAAAAAACCATCCAGGAAAGAACTATTGACACCTCTCCATACTCGCCTGTGGGTAAGATACCTGTGTACAAACGCACAAGTAAAAAACTCAACATTCGAGGCAAAACCGTGGCTAATCCATAGATTGCGGTTTGTTTGAAAAGACTTTTATATAATCCCAAGTTGGTCTGGTTTAGGTATTGATAAAAACAAAAATAACGAATTCTTTGGTTTAATTCTGATTTTGAAATTGGAATAACCCCAAATTTGTTAACAGCTTTTTTATGATAATCCGGCTTCGTTCAGGGTTTTAATAAAGTGAAAACCTCTAGGGTAATACCCTTGATTATAATAAAAACGGTGTGCCGTGAAATTGCCAGTAAAGGCATCTAATACGATCATAGTACAACCCGCTGCTGCTGCTTTTTCATTAATATAATCGGTCATTAATTTTGCCGCTCCTTTTAAACGATGATCTGGATGCACAATAAAATTATCGATTTCAAAATACCTTCCCGACCAGAGTTTAATTCCCGACCATAGTCCAGACAGTCCTATGCATTGTTCGCCTTCATATACTGCAATTTGAATATAATTGTGCGGAAGCATTTCGGTCAGATAGGCTTCGTATTTTTCAATAGTGAAGTTATTGCTGTACAAATGTAGCATCAAATCAAATTGAGCTAACATGTCTTCTAGTGTAGTAAGTTCTCTGATTTCCAAAGTGTAAATTTTTTATAAAAATAATCAAAAAAAAGAGCCCCGCAATGCGAGGCTCTATTGATATATTTCAAAATAATATTATCCGTTCAACGCTTCTGCACCACCAACAATCTCTAAGATTTCGTTAGTAATTGCTGCTTGACGCGCTTTGTTGTAGGTCAATTTCAATTGATCTCTTAATTCTGTTGCGTTGTCTGTTGCTTTGTGCATTGCTGTCATACGCGCTCCGTGTTCAGAGGCAAATGAATCTCTAATTCCTTTGTACAATTGTGTTTTCAATGATTTTGGAATCAAAGTCAATACAATCTCTTCTTTAGAAGGCTCAAAAATATAATCGCCTGATGAAACTGGTTTATCGGATTGGATTGGTGCCAAAGGCAAAAATTGTTCGGTTTGAATAATTTGAGTAGCCGCATTTTTAAATTGGTTGTATACCAATTCGATACGATCGTATTGGCCAGCCACAAATTTTTGTGTTAATACTTCGGCAATTTGAGCTACATTATCAAAAGTCAAATCGTCAAAAATGGCGCTTTGATTATCGATAACGGTTAACGTTTTGCTCAAAATATCGTTTCCTTTTTTCCCAATTGCAAAAACATCTACTTGTTTTCCTGCGTAGAAATCAGAACGGTTTTTAACTTCTTTAATTACGTTTGTATTAAAAGCACCACACAAACCTCTATTTGAAGTGATGGCCACTACCAATACTTTTTTGATTTCACGTTGCGACGTGTAATCTCCTCCTACATCACCATCTAAGGTGGCAGAAAGATTTTGTAATAATTCCGTTAATTTTTCGGCATAAGGGCGCATCGCTGTAATCGCATCTTGTGCTTTTTTAAGCTTTGCAGCAGACACCATTTTCATTGCCGATGTAATTTGCATCGTGGATGAAATGGAAGTAATTCTATTACGGATTTCCTTTAAATTTGCCATCTTTTATTGAGTAATTAGTGAGTGGTGATTAGTAAATAGCTCTTCACTAATTACTAATCACTCTTCACTTAAAATTAATTATACTTAGCTGAAACTTCTTTTGCTACTTTTTCGATAACATCAGTAATGTTGTCATCTAATTTACCCGCTTTCAAAGCATCAAGGGTATCTCTGTGTTTGTTGTTTAAGAATTCCAAAAAGTCTTTCTCAAATTCTTTTACTTTATCCACAGGAACATTTCTCAATAAGTTTTTAGAACCCGCGTAAATAATAGCTACTTGATCTTCCACTGTAAAAGGATCGTTCAACCCTTGTTTCAAGATTTCAACGTTTCTTTTACCTTTTTCAATTACGTTCAACGTAACTGCATCTAAGTCAGAACCAAATTTAGCAAACGCTTCCAATTCACGGTATTGCGCTTGATCTAATTTTAAAGTACCTGATACTTTTTTCATGGATTTGATTTGTGCATTACCTCCAACACGAGATACCGAAATACCAACGTTAATAGCAGGACGAACCCCAGAGTTAAACAAATCTCCATCCAAGAAGATTTGACCATCTGTAATCGAAATTACGTTAGTTGGGATATAAGCAGAAACGTCACCCGCTTGTGTTTCGATAATTGGTAAAGCAGTCAATGAACCTCCTCCTTTTACGATTCCTTTTAGAGAATCTGGTAAGTCATTCATGTTTTTTGCAATACCATCATCCGCAATCACTTTACAAGCACGCTCTAATAAACGAGAGTGTAAGTAGAAAACGTCTCCAGGATATGCTTCACGTCCTGGTGGTCTTCTTAATAAAAGAGATACCTCACGATACGCCACAGCTTGTTTAGACAAATCATCATAAACAATCAAAGCTGGACGACCAGAGTCTCTGAAATACTCCCCAATTGCAGCACCTGCCATTGGAGCATATACTTGCATTGGAGCTGGATCAGAAGCGTTAGCGGCAACGATAATCGTATACGCCATAGCTCCTTTTTCTTCTAACATTTTTGCAATTCCTGCAACAGTAGACGCTTTTTGCCCAATAGCAACATAGATACAAAATACAGGTTTTCCTGCATCGTAAAATTCTTTTTGATTTAAGATCGTGTCGATACAAACAGTTGATTTACCTGTTTGACGGTCACCAATAACCAACTCACGTTGTCCACGTCCAACTGGAATCATTGCATCTACCGCTTTAATTCCTGTTTGTAATGGTTCTGTTACTGGTTGACGGAATACAACTCCTGGCGCTTTTCTTTCCAAAGGCATTTCGTATAATTCCCCACCGATTGGTCCTTTACCATCGATTGGCTGACCTAGTGTGTTTACCACACGTCCTAACATTTGCTCTCCTACTTTAAGAGACGCAATACGTTGTGTTCTTTTTACAGTTGAACCTTCTTTGATTCCTGTTGAAGCACCTAAAAGTACCACCCCAACATTGTCTTCTTCTAAGTTCAATACAATAGCCTCAAGACCATTTTCGAATTCTACTAACTCTCCGTATTGAACATTAGATAGCCCGTACACACGAGCAATACCATCTCCAACATTAAGTACTGTTCCTACTTCTTCTAGTGTAGCACCAGATTCAAAACCTTCTACTTGCTTTCTTAATATTGCTGAAATTTCAGCAGGTTTGATTTCCGCCATCTTACTTTATAATTTAGACACTTTTATGTGTAATAACTAATTACTAAACTCTCTTTTTAATACTTGTAATCTATTAGCAACCGAAGCATTGTATTGCTTGTCGCCTATTCTTAAAATAAATCCTCCAATAATTGATGGATCTACGTTATTTTTAATTGTAATCTTCTTGTCTGAAAGAGTCGCTACTTTAGCCAAAACCTTAGCTTCTAATGCGGCATCCATTGGAATAGCTGTTGTTACTTTAGCTATTTCAATTCCGTTCATCTCGTCAGATAATTTATTGTATTCTAAAGCAATTGCTTCAAGAATCTCGAATCGTTTGTTTTCAAATAACAAATGAAACAATCCTTGTGTTACTCCATTCACACCAGAGAAAACTTCTAATAACGCTTTTTCTTTTACCTCAACAGTAGTTGTTGGGCTTTGAATAAAAGTGTTTAATTCTTCGTTTCCGTTGATTGTAGAAGCAATCAATTTCATATCGTTATTCACAGCCTCAGCTACTCCTTTTGAATTGGAGATTTCTAAGATTGCTTTTGCATAACGAATTGCTGCTCTTGTACCTGCCATAATTAGTTCAGTTTTACGTCACCTAATAGTTGGTCAACTAATTTAGTTTGAGATTCTTTGTTAGACAATTCGTCTTTCAATATTTTTTCTGCAATACTTAATGACAAAGTAGCAACTTGTGATTTCAAATCAGCCATAGCTGCATTTTTTTCACTTTCGATAGCTGCTTTAGCTTGGTCAATCATTTTTTGACCTTGCTCTTGTGCTTCGTTTTTAGCATCGGCAACCATTTTCTCTTTCATTTCACGAGCATCTTTCAACATCGCGTCACGTTCAGCTCTTGCTTCTTGAAGAATACGTTGGTTATCTGCTTGCAAGTTTTGCATTTCATTACGCGCGCTTTCAGCTGATTCCAAAGCATTTTTAATCCCTTGTTCTCTTTCGTTTACCGCATCCAAAATGGGTTTCCAAGCGAATTTTTTTAATAAGAATATTAATCCAACAAAGATGACTACTTGCCAAATAAATAAACCAAACGAAAAATCATTAATTAACTTCTCCATTATATGTAATTATAAAATTGTAAACTTTTTTTTAATTGCGTGGCGCAATTGTATCTGTTTTAATTTTTAAAAACAATAGTTACAACCAACCGTTGTAACTACTGTTTTGTGTTTTAATTAAGCAGCGAATAACGCAGCGAAACCAATACCTTCAATAAGTGCAGCTGCGATAAGCATAGCTGTTTGGATTTTTCCTGAAGCTTCTGGTTGACGTGCAATTGCGTCCATTGCTGAACCACCAATTTTACCAATACCTAAACCTGCTCCGATTACAATTAATCCTGCTCCTACAATAGTTGGAATTTGCATAATATATATATTAAAAATTAAACATTCAATTTAAGGCATTTGGCAAAAGCCAATAGCCGTTTTTAATGGTGCTCAGCCCCTTCGTGGTGATGCTCTTCATTTCCAGCACCAAAATACAAAGCCGACAACATCGTGAAAATATACGCTTGTAAAAACGCTACTAATATTTCTAGGATAGAAAGTGCAAATGCCAATCCAAATGACAAGGTACTTCCAATCCAACTTTTAAAAATAAACATCAATCCAATGATACTCATTAATACTACGTGTCCAGCCAAAATGTTAGCATACAAACGAATCATTAATGAAAATGGCTTGATAACTGTTCCTAACAATTCAATTGGAGCTAAAATAAATTTCATTGGTGTTGGCACGCCTGGCATCCAGAAAATGTGTGCCCAATAATTTTTATTAGCAGAGAAAGTAGTAATCAAATACGTCAATAAAGCTAACGAAGCTGTAATAGCAATGTTACCTGTTACGTTAAATCCTAGTGGTGTTAATCCTAAAATATTCAAGAAAAACACAAAGAAAAAAATGGTAAGCAAATAGCTCATGTATTTTTTGTAGTTTTTCTCTCCAATGTTTGGAATCGCAATTTCGTCTCTTACGTACAAAACCAACGGCTCAAAGAAACGTCCTGCTCCTGAGGCAATTCCACCGTTTTTAGCATATGATTTTGCCAAACGGCTAAACAAGAAAAACATTAACAACGCCACAAACAAGATTCCAACAACACTTTTTGTAATTGATAAATCTAAGGGCTGAACATTCGTTGGATGACCTGATTTTTCATCTTCAGTTAATTTTCCTGAAGCATCCGTTTTATATATTTTTTCGTGGTGAATTACGTAATAGTTCCCATTGTGTTCCGCTACTTTTTCACCGTGGTGAAATTCACCAGAAGAAAAAACTTGCAATCCATTATCCCATAAAATAATTGGTAATGAGAAACCGTTGTGCTCGCCAGATTCTTTATCTGCGTTAAAAGTAAAGTCGTGAGCGTCAAGTAAGTGGTGATTAATAAACTCTTTTATTTCTGATTTTACATCTGTAGATTCTGTTGGAGTTGCTTCTTTTTTTTCAGTTGGGTTAGCAAAGCTTACAAAAGGAAGAATAGCTACTAAAGCTACCAGTATAAATTTAAGTGGTTTGTTTGAAATCACCATAACAGTTAAATATCTTCGTTTATTTTGGTTTCTAAAATTTAGGTGCAAAGGTACATTTTTTATTAATATTCAAAAGAATATAAAAATTATTTTTCGTCTAAATCGTCACTTCTAAAGGTCATTTATTGTTTTTCGTTTAATATGCGTATCGTAACTAGGGTTTCAATTGCCAAAAAGACAATAAATAGCATAAAAAAATTGATTTTTTCAATTCCAGAAGTCGACGATATGCTTTTCAAAATAGGGCGGACAAATACGAAACAAGTCATCATTTTTACAGTCGTAACTATTAAAAAAGACATCCCAACCAAATCAAAATTTTGAGAACGAACTTGGAACAAAACTACCCTAAGAACTATAGAAAATATTCCGAAAAAAAGATATAAACTCAAGAGCGAATAGGAAAAATCTTTTGTAGAAATTTCCATTAATTCAAATAAATACTGATGAACAAAATAGGAAAACGTCACTAAAGCTATCCATAGTGCTAGTCCTTTCTTTTGTTGTTGTGTGGGGGGAAAAAATTGAAAGCTCAATGGGAATCGGATTTATTGATTTCATTTACTTGACGGATCGTATTGTATAAGGCTAAAAAAACGCCGACTAACAAAACTATTTTGTGATAATAAAAAATAGTATTGGGATGTTTATCATCTAACCAACTGCCCAGATAGGAAAACAAAAAAATAATAACCCCCATTTGAATAGGAATATTAATTAGGGCTAACCATTTATTGAATGGTTTCTTGTTGTTTTTATTCTCCATTTGACGTGGTAGGTGGAATCGTTTTCATGGTGCAGGTTGCGCTAAAATCAGCGCCGGGTTCTACAGATAGCTTTCCAATCGTGACTTCGCCATAAATAGTAGCTGTGGCTTTTACATTAAGCAATTCGGCTACCTGTATTTTACCGCTATAACGCCCTTCGATGTCTGCATTTTTGCACAAAATATCTCCAACAACAATTCCGGCAGGCCCAATAACTATTTTCCCTTCACACTGAAAATTACCCGTTAATTCGCCGTCCAATCTAAAATCGGCTACCGAATAAATATTCCCTTTTATTCGGGTACCTTCAACTATTCGGTTCGTTTTTCCTAATAGATCGGTGTAGGATTTTGTTTTTTTATCAAACATAATTTACTGCTTTTTAATGGCTAGATAGCTTTCTAAGTTCTTCTTAATTTGGATCACTTTGTAATTATCGCTCGAAATGATAATTGCCGGTTGGGCAATTGTATATTGTTTATTAATCTTCATAAAGTTGATGATATCATTGGCGTAGGCCTCTGTTTTAATATTATGAAGCACAATAAAGTTTTCTTTGTCGGTGTACACATCATACGAATAGGAGCGTTGTTCTATTTTCTCGTCCTCAATGAAATTTTTGATTTTTTTCTCAAATTCAATCGTCAAAGGATCAGACTGCGCGCCTACTTTAAACAGTATTTTCCAGCTTTTGGCTGTGGTGGTAAAGTCTATTTTTTCCAAAGTAGGTATTTGATTGCTCACAATGTCTTTAGCTTGTTTGCCTTCGTCGGTGTTTGGATATTGCTCGGCAACAGCTTCTAGCGCTTTTTTATAGGCAACCACCCCAAATAATTTCGCTTGGGTATTGGCTCGTAATAATTCTAATTTGGGAAGAATTGCATCGCCAGAAAACTGAATAATTGCAGTGTTTACTTTTGATAAAAGATCGACAAAATGCTCTTCTTGGAAAAGAGCATACAATTGATTGTAGGCTT
This sequence is a window from Flavobacterium ammoniigenes. Protein-coding genes within it:
- the atpB gene encoding F0F1 ATP synthase subunit A is translated as MVISNKPLKFILVALVAILPFVSFANPTEKKEATPTESTDVKSEIKEFINHHLLDAHDFTFNADKESGEHNGFSLPIILWDNGLQVFSSGEFHHGEKVAEHNGNYYVIHHEKIYKTDASGKLTEDEKSGHPTNVQPLDLSITKSVVGILFVALLMFFLFSRLAKSYAKNGGIASGAGRFFEPLVLYVRDEIAIPNIGEKNYKKYMSYLLTIFFFVFFLNILGLTPLGFNVTGNIAITASLALLTYLITTFSANKNYWAHIFWMPGVPTPMKFILAPIELLGTVIKPFSLMIRLYANILAGHVVLMSIIGLMFIFKSWIGSTLSFGLAFALSILEILVAFLQAYIFTMLSALYFGAGNEEHHHEGAEHH
- a CDS encoding DUF6168 family protein, encoding MSFQFFPPTQQQKKGLALWIALVTFSYFVHQYLFELMEISTKDFSYSLLSLYLFFGIFSIVLRVVLFQVRSQNFDLVGMSFLIVTTVKMMTCFVFVRPILKSISSTSGIEKINFFMLFIVFLAIETLVTIRILNEKQ
- a CDS encoding AtpZ/AtpI family protein, yielding MENKNNKKPFNKWLALINIPIQMGVIIFLFSYLGSWLDDKHPNTIFYYHKIVLLVGVFLALYNTIRQVNEINKSDSH
- a CDS encoding bactofilin family protein — protein: MFDKKTKSYTDLLGKTNRIVEGTRIKGNIYSVADFRLDGELTGNFQCEGKIVIGPAGIVVGDILCKNADIEGRYSGKIQVAELLNVKATATIYGEVTIGKLSVEPGADFSATCTMKTIPPTTSNGE